Proteins found in one Thermaerobacter subterraneus DSM 13965 genomic segment:
- a CDS encoding type II toxin-antitoxin system PemK/MazF family toxin, protein MDVRRGDIFFADLSPVVGSEQGGIRPVLIVQNDVGNRYSPTTIVAAITSQINKAKLPTHVELPAGSYGLEKDSVVLLEQIRTIDKRRLLERVARLDAGAMRRVNLALEISLGLREI, encoded by the coding sequence GTGGACGTCCGCCGCGGCGACATCTTCTTCGCCGACCTGAGCCCCGTGGTGGGGTCCGAACAGGGCGGCATCCGTCCCGTGCTGATCGTCCAGAATGATGTGGGCAACCGGTACAGCCCGACCACCATCGTGGCGGCCATCACCTCCCAGATCAACAAGGCCAAGCTGCCCACCCACGTGGAACTGCCGGCGGGCAGCTACGGGCTGGAAAAGGACTCGGTGGTGCTCCTGGAGCAGATCCGCACCATCGACAAGCGGCGGCTGCTGGAGCGGGTGGCACGGCTGGATGCCGGCGCCATGCGCCGCGTCAACCTGGCGCTGGAGATCAGCCTGGGCCTGCGCGAGATCTAG